In Pseudomonas glycinae, the DNA window TTGCTGACCCGTTTGCTCACCCATTACCTGCGCTGGTTTCACAACCGTTCGGCGCTAACGCTGGTGCCGAGCGTCAGCCAGCGCCTGGAACTGGAGCGTCGGCACTTCGAACGCCTGGCGCTGCTGTCGCGGGGTGTCGACAGTCAGTTGTTTCACCCGGCCAAACGCCTGAATGCCTTGCGTGAGCAATGGGGTCTCGGCGAGCAGGACATTGCGGTCATTCACGTAGGACGCCTGGCGCCGGAGAAGAACCTCGGCCTGCTCAAGCGCAGCTTCGAGAAACTGGCCAGCACTTATCCACAGCTAAAGTTGAAGCTGATCGTGGTCGGCGACGGGCCGCAACGAATGGCACTGGAAAATGAACTGCCCGAGGCAATTTTCTGCGGCTCGCAACGGGGCGAAGCGCTGGCGGCGCACTATGCCTCGGGGGATGTGTTTCTGTTTCCGAGCCTGACCGAAACCTTCGGCAACGTCGTGCTGGAAGCGCTGGCCTCGGGCCTCGGGGTGGTGGCTTACGATCAGGCTGCGGCGGCCCAGCATATTCGCCATGGCTACAACGGCGTGCTGGCGATGCCCGGGGATGAAGAGGCGTTCTGCGAGGCAGCGGCGTGGCTGCTGGAAGAAAACGAAAGGTTGCGCTGCGTGCGCCTGAACGCGCGCCAACACGCCAGCCGTCAGGGCTGGGCAGCCATCGTCGAACAATTTGAAAACCATTTGCTGGGGGCTTGCCGCGACCTGCGCGACAAGCCGCCCACGTCGATCAAACCAGCGTCATCAACGCCTCACGGCTGAACGGCAGAATGTCTTGCTCGCGGCCTTCGCGCACTTTCTGCGCCCAGTCCGGATCGACCAGCAGCGCACGCCCCACCGCCACCAGATCGAATTCGTCGTTGTTCAGACGCTCCAGCAGTTTTTCCAGACTGGCCGGTTGCGCGACTTTGTCAGTGTTGACCATGAACTGCAGGAACTCACCATCGAGGCCGACGCTACCGACGGTGATGGTCGGTTTGCCGGTCAGTTTGCGTGTCCAGCCAGCCAGGTTCAGGTCGGAACCGTCGAACTCCGGCTCCCAGAAACGCCGCGTCGAGCAGTGGAAAATGTCCACGCCGGCGTCGGACAACGGCTTGAGGAACTCGCCCAGGGCTTCGGCGGTTTGCACCAGACGCGCGGTGTAGTCCTGCTGTTTCCACTGCGAGAAACGGAAGATGATCGGGAAGCCTTCGCCAACAGCCGCGCGTACGGCCTGGATCAGCTCGATGGCGAAACGTGAACGGTTGGCCAGGCTGCCACCGTATTCGTCAGTGCGCTGGTTGCTGCCTTCCCAGAAGAACTGGTCGATCAGGTAACCGTGGGCGCCGTGGATTTCCACGCCGTCCATGCCGATGCTTTGGGCATCTTTGGCGGCTTGAGCGAACGCGGCGATTACATCCTGGATGTCCTGTTTGGTCATGCCGTGCACCACGACCTGACCGTCCTTGAGTTTTTCCGACGGGCCGTAACCCGGCACGCTCGCATCCGGCTCGGTGCCCAGACGGCGCACATTGCCGACGTGCCACAGCTGCGGAACGATCTTGCCGCCTTCGGCGTGTACCGCGTCGACGACTTTTTTCCAGCCGGCCAACGCCGCTTCACCGTAGAAGTGCGGCACGTTCGGATAACCGTTGGAAGCCTGGTGGCCGACGGTGGTGCCTTCGGTGATGATCAGGCCGACACCGGCCGCTGCGCGGCGACGGTAGTATTCGATCACTTTGGAATTGGGTACGCCGCCCGGGGAAAACGAACGGGTCATCGGCGCCATGACCACGCGGGTCGGCAGTTCGAAGGCACCGAGCTGGAACGGTTTGAACAGGGCTTGCACGGACATGGGAGGCTCCACGAAAAATTGATCGACGGACATGCGATTCATATGACGGCGATAATATGCGGAGTTCCAACGGTGTGATAGCACTATTGATCTGAATGATTAAGGGTCAAAAGGCAGGCGAAAAAAATCGCAGCTCGAGGGCTGCGATTTTGGTGCTTCAGCTAAGGGCTTTTTCAATCGCGGTAATCACCGAAGGATCATCCGGCGCCGTGCGTGGCGAGAACC includes these proteins:
- a CDS encoding glycosyltransferase family 4 protein, which encodes MASADTEAMTTALHITLISETFPPEINGVANTLGRLCDGLRARGHRVELVRPRQADDPQRTEDDSLLLCRGWPLPGYPGLQWGQSSMHKLLRRWTRQRPDVLYIATEGPLGLSALRAARRLGIAVVSGFHTNFQQYTHQYGLGLLTRLLTHYLRWFHNRSALTLVPSVSQRLELERRHFERLALLSRGVDSQLFHPAKRLNALREQWGLGEQDIAVIHVGRLAPEKNLGLLKRSFEKLASTYPQLKLKLIVVGDGPQRMALENELPEAIFCGSQRGEALAAHYASGDVFLFPSLTETFGNVVLEALASGLGVVAYDQAAAAQHIRHGYNGVLAMPGDEEAFCEAAAWLLEENERLRCVRLNARQHASRQGWAAIVEQFENHLLGACRDLRDKPPTSIKPASSTPHG
- a CDS encoding NADH:flavin oxidoreductase, translated to MSVQALFKPFQLGAFELPTRVVMAPMTRSFSPGGVPNSKVIEYYRRRAAAGVGLIITEGTTVGHQASNGYPNVPHFYGEAALAGWKKVVDAVHAEGGKIVPQLWHVGNVRRLGTEPDASVPGYGPSEKLKDGQVVVHGMTKQDIQDVIAAFAQAAKDAQSIGMDGVEIHGAHGYLIDQFFWEGSNQRTDEYGGSLANRSRFAIELIQAVRAAVGEGFPIIFRFSQWKQQDYTARLVQTAEALGEFLKPLSDAGVDIFHCSTRRFWEPEFDGSDLNLAGWTRKLTGKPTITVGSVGLDGEFLQFMVNTDKVAQPASLEKLLERLNNDEFDLVAVGRALLVDPDWAQKVREGREQDILPFSREALMTLV